One Deltaproteobacteria bacterium genomic window, ACCGCGATGCCGGCGACGATCAGCGCGCCGACGATCGCCCTCGGCACCGTCACGACGACGAAGCGGAGAGGCCTTGGAAGTTCAGGGTCGGACATGGCCTCTCGGCCCGTCACGAGGGCCTCAGCCGCCGCGGGTCCGGTTGGCCGCCTCCTTCATGACGCGGTAGGTCTCCAGCACCGCCGGACGGTCCTTCAGCACGTCGTCGCCCACGGTGGAAAGCCGCCGCCGCAACTCCGCCTGGTCCTCTGCCGACAGCTCCGCCAGCTCGCCGCCGGCCTTGACCCAGATCTTGTACATCCGGTCGACGAACCCGAGGGTCCACTTCTGGTTGAGCGGATCGGTGGCCAGCGCCTGGTCCAGGATCGCCTTCTGGAGGTCGGGGGCCAGCTTGTCGAACCACACCTTGCTCACGAAGCGGCCGCTGCAGATCAGCCCCTCGCCGGGCGTCAGCACGTACTTGGCGATGCGCTGGTACTTGAAGGGCACGAAGATGGTGATGCCCGCCTTGTTGCCGTCGATGGTCTTCTGCTGGATGGCCGGCACCACCTCGGAGAGCGGCATGGGCACGCCCGCCGCGCCGAGCCGGCGCATGGTCTCGATCTCCAGCTTGCTGCCGAAGACCCGGAGCTTGCGGCCCTCGAAGTCCGAGAGCTTGCGGATCGGCGTGGAGGTGGCGTAGTCCGTGGGCGCGTCACAGGTCATGCTGACCATCTTGAGGCCCTTGGCGTCGCCGATGGACCAGTACGCCTTCTTGAACGCGGGATCGTGCACGGTGCGGAAGCCGTGCATGAGATCCTCGAAGATGCCGGGAGCCGACAGCACCCCGAAGCGCGGATCCACGCCGGACAGGAACGCCGGCGGCGTCATCACCATCTCGATGGTGCCAAGCTGAACGCCCTGCACCATGGCCGGTATGGCCCCGAGCTGGCTCAGCGGATAGACCTCCACCTTGATGCGGTCGCCGACCCGCTCGGCGAGGCCGGCCTTGAAGGTGTCGGCCCAGTTGTCGTACGCGCCCTTGGTGGTCGCATGCCCGATCTTCATGGTGACGGGTTGCGCGGCGAGGGGCGCGGAAACCAGCAGACAAGCCGCGAAAACCACGGCGGAACAAGAGAGACTCAGACGCAGGTTCGACATCATCGACCTCCCTGTATGCAGCTTACGGAACGGGTCGCGATTACATCACAGTTCCCGGCGCGCGACAAGGCACAACCTTAGACGAAACCCTCCATCTTCTTGAAGAACTGGTTCACCATCATCTTGCCCACGCCCCCGAGCATGCGCTGGCCCACGCCGGCGATGAGGCCGCCGATCTTGGCGTCGGTGCAGTAGCGCAGCGTGGTGCCCGCGTCACCGTTGTCCTCCAGATCGATGACCAGATCTCCTTGCATGAACCCGGGACCGCCGGACCCCGACCCGCTCAGGACATAGTGGCTTGGCGGCTGCCGGTCCTTGATGGCGACCTTGGCCTTGTAGTTGCCCTTCACCGCCGCGATGCCTACCTTCACCGTGGCCTCGAATTCGTCCGGCCCGACCTCCTCCATGCCTTCGCACCCGGGCATGCACTGCGCCATGATCTGCGGGTCTTGCAGGATCTCCCAGATGCGCTCGCGCGGGGCCTTGAACTGATAGCTGCCTTCGATCTTCATGCACGCCTCCTTGATGATCTTGAACCGGGCATCTTAACAGCATTTGCCCGAAGCCAAAAAGGGGCGAGCCTTCGACAGACTCGCCCCTTTCCGTTTCAAGCACCCGAACCGCCGCGCGGGATGGCGAAGCCGGACCGGATGCGCTTGTGTGCCGGTCCGCGCGCTACTTGAGGGCCTTCTTGAAGACTTCCGCGTTGGCCTGGATCAGTTCGAACTGGGTCTGCATCACGGACAGCCAGTCGTCGCCGTAAACGGGCAGCGTCTTGGCTTTCATGCCCTTGAACGCCGCCTGAGTCTCGGGATCCTCGATGGCCTCACGGAAAGCCTTGATGAGCACCGCCATGCGGTCCTTGGGCATCTTCGGAGGCGCGGCCACCACCCGGCTGGCCGCCAGCACGCTCAGTTGCGGGAAGCCGAGCTCGCCCACGGTGGGCACGTCCGGGTGCCGGGGGTCGCGTTTCTCGAGATAGACCCAGGTGGGCACAAGCGACCCGTCCTTGACGAAGGCCATCTGACCCGGAGAGTCCAGCCCCAGGCCGCGGGCGTGCCCCTCACCGCGGACGATGGCCATGTTCGAGGCTGGAGCGCCGCCGTAACCCATGATGAATTTGGGCTTGAACTTCATGGTCGCGGCCGTCAGCGCGGCGGTGACCCAGCCGGTGGTGCCGTAACCCGACTCGGTGATCAGCACCTCCTTGGCTTTCTGGAAATCCTCGAGCGTCTTGAGATTGTACTGTTTTCCCGCCGCCCAGACGTACTGACCCGCGGAGATGCGGCCGATCCAACTGAACTCCCTCAACTTGTATTGCACGTCCTTGAACAACTGGCTGACGATGGCCCCCGGCAGATTGACGATGCCGATGGTGTAGCCGTCCGGCTTGGCGGCGGACAGCAGGTTCCACGAGATGATGCCCCCCGCACCCGGCACGTTCCTGATGATGATGTTGACGCCGAGCTTTTTCCTCATGACGCGGGCCACCGCTCGACTGTGCAGGTCGAACCCACCGCCCGGGGAGGCGTTGATCAGCCAGGTAACCGGCTTGTTCGGGTACTTTTCTGCGTCCGCCGCGAACGAACCTTGCGTGGCCGCCACAACGACAAACACCGCCGCCAACACGGCCAAACAGTATCGGCGCATCATGTTGCCTCCTTGCATTTCGTGAATCTCGTGGAAAAACGACTGCTTCCGTGACTATAAAGCGCGCGAGGTTATCACACCGCCGATTCGCGTGTCAACGGCGACCACGCCGAGGACATCCGAGATGAGGCCGATTTTCATCATTTGAGATCGTTCAGTCCGTTTTTGTTTGACATTCCCGGCGTTTCCTGGTGCTGTATCAAGATCAGCCCCCCGGGCACGCGTCCCCAGCCTTCCGGAGAACGGTTTGCCACAATCGGTTAACACCGCCAGCCGGCCCGCGGACCGATCCGAAGCGGAGCCGGCGGCCCGCCGCGTCTCGACCACTCGCTGGCTCGTCTACCGCGCGTGGGAAGGACTCTGGCGTTTGCTCGTCCAGATCATGCGGGCGCTGCCGCCGCTGTGGTTCATGCGCTTGTTCACCCCGGTGCTCAGGTGTCTTGCCCTGTGCGCGGTCTCGCGCCGGCGCATCGTCAACGTGATGGACGCGGCGTTCGGCGACGCGTATACGCCGGCGGCCAAGCGCGGTCTGGCTCGGGGCGTGCAGCGACGAATCGCGGAAAACATTCTCGATTGCCTCGTGCAGATGGGCTATCCCGAGCGTTTGTCGGGAGTCCTCGAGGTGCAGGGGCGGGAACACATGGAAGCGGCCCTCGCCAAGGGCCGCGGCGCCATCGCGTTGAGTTTCCATCTGGGCAACTTCGCGCTCCTCACCGCCGCCATGGGAGCGGCTGGGTATCCTGTCCACTGCCTGATGCGTTTTCTCGACGACGAGAGGCTGATGAACCTGGTGCTGCACCACAGCCGCTCGTTTTTCACCGAACTCATCCCGTCTCTTCCGCGCCGGGAGGCGGTCAAGCGGATACTGGGGATTCTCCGCGACAACGGCACCATCGTAATGCTGGCCGACAACCTCAAGCGTGGTGAACTGGAAACCACCCTGTTCGGCCAGCCCGTGCGAACGGCCCGAGGCGCCGTGAGCCTGGCGCTGCGCACACGGGCGCCGGTGTTGCCCGTCTACCTCGTACGCGGCTATTCCGGGAGGCTGCGACTGATCATCGAACCGGAGATGGAGATGGAACGCACCGGGGATCTGGGCGCCGACGTCGCCGCCAACACCG contains:
- a CDS encoding TRAP transporter substrate-binding protein, with translation MMSNLRLSLSCSAVVFAACLLVSAPLAAQPVTMKIGHATTKGAYDNWADTFKAGLAERVGDRIKVEVYPLSQLGAIPAMVQGVQLGTIEMVMTPPAFLSGVDPRFGVLSAPGIFEDLMHGFRTVHDPAFKKAYWSIGDAKGLKMVSMTCDAPTDYATSTPIRKLSDFEGRKLRVFGSKLEIETMRRLGAAGVPMPLSEVVPAIQQKTIDGNKAGITIFVPFKYQRIAKYVLTPGEGLICSGRFVSKVWFDKLAPDLQKAILDQALATDPLNQKWTLGFVDRMYKIWVKAGGELAELSAEDQAELRRRLSTVGDDVLKDRPAVLETYRVMKEAANRTRGG
- a CDS encoding carbon monoxide dehydrogenase subunit G, which translates into the protein MKIEGSYQFKAPRERIWEILQDPQIMAQCMPGCEGMEEVGPDEFEATVKVGIAAVKGNYKAKVAIKDRQPPSHYVLSGSGSGGPGFMQGDLVIDLEDNGDAGTTLRYCTDAKIGGLIAGVGQRMLGGVGKMMVNQFFKKMEGFV
- a CDS encoding tripartite tricarboxylate transporter substrate binding protein; this encodes MMRRYCLAVLAAVFVVVAATQGSFAADAEKYPNKPVTWLINASPGGGFDLHSRAVARVMRKKLGVNIIIRNVPGAGGIISWNLLSAAKPDGYTIGIVNLPGAIVSQLFKDVQYKLREFSWIGRISAGQYVWAAGKQYNLKTLEDFQKAKEVLITESGYGTTGWVTAALTAATMKFKPKFIMGYGGAPASNMAIVRGEGHARGLGLDSPGQMAFVKDGSLVPTWVYLEKRDPRHPDVPTVGELGFPQLSVLAASRVVAAPPKMPKDRMAVLIKAFREAIEDPETQAAFKGMKAKTLPVYGDDWLSVMQTQFELIQANAEVFKKALK
- a CDS encoding lysophospholipid acyltransferase family protein, yielding MPQSVNTASRPADRSEAEPAARRVSTTRWLVYRAWEGLWRLLVQIMRALPPLWFMRLFTPVLRCLALCAVSRRRIVNVMDAAFGDAYTPAAKRGLARGVQRRIAENILDCLVQMGYPERLSGVLEVQGREHMEAALAKGRGAIALSFHLGNFALLTAAMGAAGYPVHCLMRFLDDERLMNLVLHHSRSFFTELIPSLPRREAVKRILGILRDNGTIVMLADNLKRGELETTLFGQPVRTARGAVSLALRTRAPVLPVYLVRGYSGRLRLIIEPEMEMERTGDLGADVAANTDRIMRLLEDLVRRYPDQWYWLTVDLPRRDGRPSPKDVA